Part of the Arthrobacter gengyunqii genome is shown below.
CGTCGAACTGATGAGGGTGGGCGTGGATTCGCCGCCCGAAACACGGATAAGGCTCCTGCTTTCTCGGGAGGGACTGCCGGAATTCATCCCAGACGTTCCGGTGATGGATGAGACCCGAAACCCGGCGCTATGGGTCGATCTGGGTTGCACGAAGTACCGCACCTGCATCGAGTACGACGGTGAGCACCATCTGAAGCCGGGACAGCAGAGCCGAGACAACCATCGGGACCTGCTCACCCATGAATTGGGTTGGCATCAGGTCAAGCTCAATAAGCATGACGTCGCGCAGGGGCCGCTGTGGGTCGTTGCGAAAGTGCGCCGGGCGTTGGTGAAGGGTGGTTACGTCCCCTGAGTGCGCA
Proteins encoded:
- a CDS encoding endonuclease domain-containing protein — translated: MTDSELSTVSGLPATSLSRTLLDLAAVVSVQDLVVAGDWMISEHRRNFGRRRVALLPLPVLRSYLESKTGVPGLQRIRAAVELMRVGVDSPPETRIRLLLSREGLPEFIPDVPVMDETRNPALWVDLGCTKYRTCIEYDGEHHLKPGQQSRDNHRDLLTHELGWHQVKLNKHDVAQGPLWVVAKVRRALVKGGYVP